The genomic interval GTTTATCTCTTGCTAGTTTCAGCGTTTATGGGCAAAATTTGATGCACTTTGGCAAACATTTTTAGCGCATCTTGCGTCTGTTATAGCGCAGATAGTTGCCACTAATAAGTCGTCATTTTACGCGTCAAATTTAATTACCTCACTATTTACCTTATTAACGCGGTGTCTGACAGATTTTTAGACAAGTCAGGCAGGTTTTGTCTGTACGTTTGCGCGCGTTTTTAATGATAATTTTCGCTATTATTTAACGGCCATACACACCGGAAACGACATGAAAAAGTTTAGCACAGCTGCAGTCCTTCTCGCTTTTGCAACCGGCATTGGCATGTCGTCAATCTCTTATGCGCAAGCGGCAGCACCGGCGCGTTGTGCATTTTTGTCGAATGCACCGGATCAGCATGTGGTGGTACGCGGCGATACGTTATGGGGAATTTCCGGCCATTTCTTACAGAATGCGTGGTGTTGGCCGCAAGTGTGGGGCATGAATCGCGAGCAAATTCGTAATCCACACTGGATTTATCCCGGGCAAATCGTTTATTTTGATCGCGTTGCTGGCCGATTGCGACTCGGTACCCCGACTGGCGGCGCACCGGATACGATGAAGTTGTCGCCGCAAATCCGGGTCGAAGGTCTGGGGCGCGAAGCGATTCCGGCTATTCCCGCAGATAAAATTGGACCGTTTCTTTCGCAACCGCTGATTGTCGAGGACGAGGAATTGTCCGGCGCGCCGCATATCGTGGCGGTGCAAGAAGGCCATGTCAATCTGGGCCGTAATGATCTGGCTTACGTGCGCGGCAATCTGAACGGCGGCACCGCATTTCAGGCATTTCGTCCCGGTAAACAGTTGAAGGATCCCGTCACCGGGCAAGTCATCGCCAACGAAGCCGTCTATCTGGGCAGCTTGAAATTGGAACGCGCGGCTAAAGCCGACAGCGAGGTGAATACTTTCCGTGTAGTCGAAGCCAAGCAAGAAATGGGCGCCGGAGATCGTCTTATCGCGGAGCCGATTGCGCCGGTCTTAAACTACGTGCCGCATGCGCCCGCAAGTGAGGTCAACGCACGCATCGTGTCGGTATATGGCGGCGTCACCAGCGCGGGTCAAAATGACATCGTCACTATCAACCAGGGCGCGGCGGACAATATCGAGGTCGGCGACGTGTTGCAGCTATACCGTTTTGGCAAAACTGTGGTCGATCCTTTAGACAAAAAAGTAGCCGTCAAACTGCCCGATGAGCAATACGGCACCTTGTTTATTTTCCGCATATTTAAGCATATCTCCTATGGCTTGATTATGCAGGTACGGGATACAGTGGACGTTGGCGATATTGCCAGGTCACCAGAGTAACTTTGCTAAGTGCCATTACAAGAACCCGCCGCACATTTATTACCAAGTACGTTTTCTTTTCCACCCTGTCAGTCTCAGATCGGTCAGCCTGCGTTGCAGAGCGATCTGGTCGACTGGCTGCGGCTGGAACAAACCGCCGGTGTCGGCTCCAGCACTGCGTGCGTGCTGTTGACGACCTTCGGTCTGCCTGCGAACATTTTTGCCAGTTCGCTGACAGCTCTCCGGAGAGTGGTCTCGGAAAAAATCGGATTAGCGCTGCTAGCACCGATATCAGATCTGACCGAAAGGCGATTTGAATGCGCATTAGCGTGGGCGCAGCAGCCGAATCATCGGATCTTGACGTTAGCCGATGATGATTACCCCTCTTCATTATTGAACATTCCCGATCCGCCGCTTTTGCTCTATGTCATGGGCCGGGTCGAATTGCTGAAGCGGCCATCGTTAGCCGTAGTTGGCAGCCGCAACGCGACGGTGCAAGGCAACGCCAATGCGGATCGATTTTCAGAGATGCTGAGTCAACGCGGCTTAACCATTATTTCCGGTTTGGCGCTAGGAATCGATAGCGCTGCCCATCGCGGTGCCTTGCGCTGTCTGGCGAACAATACAGATTGCGGCGGCAGCACCGTAGCCGTCATTGGCACTGGCGCGGATATTGTTTATCCGGCGCGTAATCGTGATTTGGCGCACCAGATTGCAGAGCTGGGCTGCATTGTTAGTGAGTACCCGCTAGGTATGTCGGGTATTGCTGCTAACTTCCCACGCCGCAACAGGATTATTTCCGGCCTCTCGTCCGGCGTGCTGGTGATCGAAGCCGCAGCGCAGTCGGGTTCATTGATCACTGCGCGCATGGCGGCCGAGCAGGGCAGAGATGTATTTGCTATCCCCGGCTCGATTCATTCGCCGCTCTCAAAAGGTTGTCATCAGCTGATCAAACAAGGGGCAAAATTGGTCGAGTCGGCACAGGATATCTTGGAAGAAATGCTGCCTGTGCATGCACCGATACGTTCAACCCGAGTCACTTCCCATGTAACTGAATGCCTTTCTCAATCGGCGATGACGTACGATGAGGACGGCATTAAAAATGATGAAAGCGCCGATGATGCGATCAAAAATCCTAAGGACCAGCTACTGACAGCGCTGGGATTCGATCCTGCCAGTCTCGATGCGCTGGCCGCCCGCAGCGGTATGGATATCGCAGCATTAAACGCGCAGCTGTTAACATTAGAGCTTGAAGGTTTGGTCGAGATGCTGCCCGGTGGCGTGTATCGACGATTGGGATAAACGCTTGGCGAGATGACTAAATAGAACTTAAAAATGATGTTCTTATGACATTTTAGGCAGCATTTGTTAAATCCTGCGATACTTGTGTGAATTAAGGGGGATGAATTTTGGACCTAACTCCCTTAAAGGCGGTAATGTTGCGGTACAGTCTGACCCATCAAGCTTTGATTTGAAGCCTGCTCAGGAAATTTCTGTATGATTTTAGCAACTTGTTTTAGTCCAATCTTAGCGATACAGTAGAACCATGTTTGAAGTCCTAGTTTACCTTTATGAAACATATTACCGACCCGATGCCTGCCCTGAACCCGAGGCCTTGGTAAAGAAACTGTCGGCAATCGGTTTTGAAGAGGACGAAATCTCCAAAGCCCTTGGATGGCTGACCGATCTGGCGGAAACCAATCACGCTTACGCCGATCGTTATCCGCAGCAAACTGCATTTTCATTCGGCATGCGGATTTATGCTCCACAAGAAATGGACGCACTAGGCACCGCCGCGATAGGTTTCGTTCAGTTTCTGGAGTCGGCCAAGATGCTGAATCCGGTACAGCGTGAAATCGTCATAGAGCGCGCACTGGCCGTCAGCGAGTCACCGGTATCCCTGGATAAGCTCAAGGTAATTGTGCTGATGGTGCTGTGGAGTCAGGGAAAAGAGCCTGACGGATTAATGTTTGATGAGCTTTTTCTCGATGACGACGAAGACCCAGAACCGCGTCTGCTGCACTAAACTGCGCAATTCAGGCTCCTTCGCACCATAATCGCGCATCACGGCAACGTTTGCCGCGCTTGCGATATTCCCAACAACCCGCTTATCATTGGCCGCTTATTCACTGCCGCAGACAATTTTGCCCGATAGCGGCCGATACTGCCTGTTATAGTACGAGCAAGTTGTCATTAGGCAACGTCCTCGCTAGTCGTCGACAACGCCTGATCTAAGCTCCTTGATTTTGCGAATAATGTGCGCAATTCAGGAGTATGCGCTGCAGTCCAATGAATAGTTAATAAGCATTTAGCTGAAAAATGCGCTGACTTCCAACAGAAAGCGCGCCACTTTCGAGACCATATTTATGAGCAAGACCCTCATCATCGCCGAGAAACCTTCTGTCGCGAACGACATCGCGAAGACCCTCGGCGGCTTCACCAAGCACGATGAGTACTTTGAATCCGACGAATACGTGCTGTCATCGGCCGTCGGTCATCTGCTAGAGATCGCCGTTCCAGAGGAGTTTGACGTTAAGCGGGGCAAATGGACATTTACCCATTTGCCAATGATTCCCCCTTACTTCGCGTTGAATCCGATTGCCAAGACCGAAGCGCGGTTAAAAGTACTCAACAAACTGATTAAGCGCAAAGACGTCACTGCCCTGATCAACGCCTGCGATGCCGGGCGTGAAGGCGAACTGATTTTCCGTCTGATCGCGCAGCATGCCAAAGCCAAGCAGCCAGTCAAACGGCTCTGGTTGCAATCGATGACGCCGGGCGCGATTCGCGACGGTTTCGCCAATTTGCGTGCGGATGAAGACATGTTGCCATTGGCCGACGCGGCGCGTTGTCGCAGCGAAGCGGATTGGCTGATCGGTATCAACGGCACGCGGGCAATGACCGCGTTTAACTCGAAAGAGGGCGGTT from Glaciimonas sp. PCH181 carries:
- the dprA gene encoding DNA-processing protein DprA; amino-acid sequence: MGQPALQSDLVDWLRLEQTAGVGSSTACVLLTTFGLPANIFASSLTALRRVVSEKIGLALLAPISDLTERRFECALAWAQQPNHRILTLADDDYPSSLLNIPDPPLLLYVMGRVELLKRPSLAVVGSRNATVQGNANADRFSEMLSQRGLTIISGLALGIDSAAHRGALRCLANNTDCGGSTVAVIGTGADIVYPARNRDLAHQIAELGCIVSEYPLGMSGIAANFPRRNRIISGLSSGVLVIEAAAQSGSLITARMAAEQGRDVFAIPGSIHSPLSKGCHQLIKQGAKLVESAQDILEEMLPVHAPIRSTRVTSHVTECLSQSAMTYDEDGIKNDESADDAIKNPKDQLLTALGFDPASLDALAARSGMDIAALNAQLLTLELEGLVEMLPGGVYRRLG
- a CDS encoding DUF494 family protein, with translation MFEVLVYLYETYYRPDACPEPEALVKKLSAIGFEEDEISKALGWLTDLAETNHAYADRYPQQTAFSFGMRIYAPQEMDALGTAAIGFVQFLESAKMLNPVQREIVIERALAVSESPVSLDKLKVIVLMVLWSQGKEPDGLMFDELFLDDDEDPEPRLLH
- a CDS encoding LysM peptidoglycan-binding domain-containing protein, giving the protein MKKFSTAAVLLAFATGIGMSSISYAQAAAPARCAFLSNAPDQHVVVRGDTLWGISGHFLQNAWCWPQVWGMNREQIRNPHWIYPGQIVYFDRVAGRLRLGTPTGGAPDTMKLSPQIRVEGLGREAIPAIPADKIGPFLSQPLIVEDEELSGAPHIVAVQEGHVNLGRNDLAYVRGNLNGGTAFQAFRPGKQLKDPVTGQVIANEAVYLGSLKLERAAKADSEVNTFRVVEAKQEMGAGDRLIAEPIAPVLNYVPHAPASEVNARIVSVYGGVTSAGQNDIVTINQGAADNIEVGDVLQLYRFGKTVVDPLDKKVAVKLPDEQYGTLFIFRIFKHISYGLIMQVRDTVDVGDIARSPE